One part of the Haliotis asinina isolate JCU_RB_2024 chromosome 2, JCU_Hal_asi_v2, whole genome shotgun sequence genome encodes these proteins:
- the LOC137272087 gene encoding neural cell adhesion molecule 2-like — MGPAWIYDAGGFLRTSLTGRLGDLTLHPASYLKVVFTSDSSGSYRTFEAVWKEFATFGLSTSPYTFQVQESSNFSVNCSRYTTWGNLSTPTYKWTRGGKTVSTGAVIVTRNISRSQAGNYLCTARHAAGSASVNISVDVQHAPSIDGPSVYKLTEHSLLEIDCSDYTTPGSPPFTSYTWTYDGSTVTHWGILYRSSISRRQGGEYTCTASNTQGSDSHSVNVDVQYGPTIDGLPLVHKVREKSRLKIDCSNYTIPGNPPNTRYKWTYGGSTVSTKAVLDRRNISRSESGTYICSVRNNIVPLYLQMDRTSAVNVYVQYIDEPRLTIVEEEVKENDTVTMSCEVASNPTAKLVIRKYYNVRNGKRTNRVSRTIIRAGCLDSGRYICSAVNTVAGRDDSKTLNVLCSPRQDHRKQLDSVVTGHKNQSVSFRADIIANPRPNFTWYRYDGQVMSSVINGASRSYDTSIESILQINITSDDDYGHYYVEAENSEGRVMLPFTLTAASPPAAPSQVRLLVVGDTSVSLNWISGYNGGANQTFMLQYKSETHPIWSVWRDDITDPGRGGLVKEDVQSLTPATTYQFHLYGVNVYGDGEGVTITTTTSSSSKFKLMVGFGTFSGAIVVSILAVVCIFLIRTSGKREITNPPAGDIYDNVYTYSVPKRHCQDAELECVYEVVMGNAEEDLYCNAAGLNNGDHIVE; from the exons ATGGGGCCCGCTTGG ATATATGATGCTGGCGGCTTTCTGCGGACTTCTCTGACGGGTCGTTTGGGTGATCTCACTCTGCACCCCGCATCGTATTTGAAAGTGGTTTTCACTTCAGATTCCTCTGGAAGTTACAGAACATTTGAGGCTGTGTGGAAGGAAT TTGCTACATTCGGTCTTTCAACTTCACCTTACACCTTCCAAGTACAAGAGTCATCGAACTTCAGTGTGAACTGTAGTAGGTATACGACGTGGGGCAATTTGTCAACACCAACCTACAAGTGGACCCGTGGCGGGAAGACCGTCAGCACCGGCGCGGTTATAGTGACAAGAAACATAAGTAGGAGTCAAGCAGGAAACTACTTATGTACAGCTAGACACGCAGCAGGATCCGCTTCAGTCAACATCAGTGTTGATGTACAAC ATGCGCCTTCAATAGACGGACCGTCGGTGTATAAACTGACAGAGCATTCACTACTTGAGATAGACTGTAGCGACTACACCACACCTGGCAGTCCTCCATTTACGAGCTATACATGGACCTATGATGGTTCTACTGTCACCCACTGGGGCATACTTTATAGAAGCTCCATCAGCCGGCGGCAGGGGGGAGAGTACACGTGTACTGCCAGCAACACTCAGGGGTCAGACTCTCATTCAGTAAATGTTGATGTACAAT ATGGGCCTACCATTGATGGACTCCCGTTAGTCCACAAGGTGAGGGAAAAGTCTCGTCTCAAGATAGACTGCAGTAATTACACAATACCTGGCAACCCTCCAAACACACGCTACAAGTGGACCTATGGTGGATCTACTGTCAGTACAAAGGCTGTGCTTGATAGAAGGAACATCAGTAGGAGCGAGTCAGGAACGTACATCTGTTCTGTCAGAAACAACATTGTCCCATTGTATTTGCAAATGGACAGAACATCAGCGGTCAATGTATATGTACAGT ACATCGATGAACCTCGACTGACTATTGTAGAGGAGGAAGTTAAAGAGAACGACACCGTCACCATGTCGTGTGAGGTTGCCAGCAACCCTACTGCAAAACTGGTGATCAGAAAATACTACAATGTGCGAAATGGGAAACGCACCAATCGTGTCTCCCGCACCATAATAAGAGCTGGGTGTTTAGATTCCGGAAGGTACATTTGTTCAGCTGTAAATACAGTTGCTGGACGTGATGATTCCAAGACACTGAATGTGTTAT GTTCTCCCCGTCAAGATCACAGGAAACAGCTGGACAGTGTGGTGACCGGTCACAAAAACCAATCAGTATCTTTCAGGGCAGACATCATAGCCAACCCCCGACCTAACTTCACCTGGTACAGGTATGACGGACAGGTTATGTCGTCTGTCATTAATGGGGCAAGCAGATCATACGATACAAGCATAGAGTCCATTCTACAGATCAACATCACCTCAGATGATGACTATGGACACTACTATGTCGAAGCTGAAAACAGTGAAGGCAGAGTGATGCTTCCATTTACTCTAACTGCTGCAT CCCCACCCGCTGCACCTTCACAAGTCCGATTGTTGGTAGTGGGGGACACGTCGGTGTCACTAAACTGGATCTCGGGCTACAACGGCGGAGCGAACCAGACATTCATGTTGCAGTACAAATCAGAGACACACCCAATTTGGTCAGTATGGAGAGATGACATCACTGATCCAGGAAGAGGGGGATTGGTCAAGGAAGACGTCCAGTCGCTGACACCGGCCACAACATACCAGTTCCATCTATACGGCGTCAATGTCTACGGTGATGGGGAAGGCGTCACCATCACAACAACTACATCAT CTTCCAGTAAATTTAAATTAATGGTTGGCTTTGGAACATTCAGTGGAGCCATCGTCGTCAGCATCCTGGCCGTCGTCTGCATCTTCCTGATACGGACTTCAG GAAAACGTGAGATAACCAACCCACCCGCTGGTGATATATATGACAATGTGTATACATATTCAGTTCCAAAGCGCCATTGTCAGGATGCTG AACTGGAGTGTGTCTATGAAGTAGTGATGGGTAATGCTGAAGAAGACTTGTACTGCAACGCAGCTGGACTGAACAATGGTGACCATATTGTAGAGTAG